In one Candidatus Deferrimicrobium sp. genomic region, the following are encoded:
- the prmC gene encoding peptide chain release factor N(5)-glutamine methyltransferase: MRLAELLAICRREMAGVRDPAPGEAEILVSAVTGIPRSRLFLSMGDDVRDAMGRLLPLIARRVAGEPLQYVLGAWEFFGREFLLSPDTLIPRPETEGLAERAVAALRRSPMARPLALEVGTGSGAIAVTLAAEVPAACVVATDLSPAALRKARENAARHGVSARVLPICCDLLSALKCGVRFAVVVSNPPYVTEGEWPLLPPEVRDHEPPVALLAGRDGLSVLRPLVAGAARHLSPGGELWCEIGASQGEAASSLPCGSLRPLGVFRDLAGRDRYVGWKNPEQEC, encoded by the coding sequence ATGCGTCTCGCGGAGCTCCTCGCGATCTGCCGTCGGGAGATGGCGGGCGTACGGGACCCCGCTCCCGGCGAGGCGGAGATCCTCGTCTCCGCCGTCACCGGGATCCCCCGGAGCCGGTTATTCCTGTCGATGGGCGATGACGTTCGCGATGCGATGGGGCGGCTCCTCCCGCTGATCGCGCGTCGCGTCGCCGGCGAGCCGTTGCAATACGTTCTCGGCGCCTGGGAGTTCTTCGGAAGGGAGTTCCTGCTCTCCCCCGACACCCTCATCCCGCGTCCCGAGACGGAAGGGCTGGCGGAACGGGCGGTGGCGGCCCTTCGTCGTTCCCCGATGGCCCGACCCCTCGCGCTCGAAGTCGGGACGGGGAGCGGGGCGATCGCGGTGACCCTTGCCGCGGAGGTTCCCGCGGCCTGCGTCGTGGCCACCGACCTCTCGCCCGCAGCCCTGCGGAAGGCGCGCGAGAACGCGGCGCGCCACGGCGTCTCCGCCCGCGTCCTGCCCATCTGCTGCGACCTGCTTTCCGCCTTGAAATGCGGGGTCCGTTTTGCTGTAGTGGTCTCGAACCCTCCGTACGTCACCGAGGGGGAGTGGCCCCTCCTGCCGCCCGAGGTGCGCGACCACGAGCCGCCGGTGGCGCTTCTTGCCGGCCGGGACGGACTGTCGGTCCTGCGGCCCCTGGTCGCGGGCGCCGCCCGGCACCTGTCGCCCGGCGGGGAGCTTTGGTGCGAGATCGGCGCTTCGCAGGGGGAGGCGGCGTCCTCGCTGCCGTGCGGCTCCCTGCGGCCGCTGGGGGTCTTTCGGGACCTCGCG
- the prfA gene encoding peptide chain release factor 1, translated as MWDKLETVVARIPELERLLSDPSVTGNPREMQRVGRELADLRPVAAAHARYRKIEQELADNRALQDGETDPAMKAMVREEIDRLTSEKDRLADEIRALLVPKDPNDEKNILIEIRAGAGGDEASAFAGELFRAYGMYADAKRWKVEILSRSETGLGGTKEVIAMIEGRGAYSRLKYESGVHRVQRVPATEAGGRIHTSTVTVAVMPEAEEVDVQIQPDDLRIDVFRSSGPGGQSVNTTDSAVRITHVPTGIVVQCQDEKSQLKNKSKAMKILRSRLYDAEMAKRQSERADLRRSQVGTGDRSERIRTYNFPQNRVTDHRVGLTLHQLSTVLDGGFDPFIDALTSQAQVEALRKTG; from the coding sequence TTGTGGGATAAGCTCGAAACGGTTGTGGCCCGGATACCGGAGTTGGAACGGCTTCTGTCGGATCCGTCGGTCACGGGGAACCCGCGGGAGATGCAGCGGGTCGGGCGGGAGCTCGCCGATCTGCGGCCGGTGGCGGCGGCTCATGCGCGGTACCGGAAGATCGAGCAGGAGCTCGCCGACAACCGGGCACTCCAGGACGGGGAGACCGATCCCGCCATGAAAGCGATGGTCCGCGAGGAGATCGACCGGTTGACCTCGGAAAAGGATCGTCTCGCGGACGAGATTCGCGCCCTGCTCGTCCCGAAGGATCCCAACGACGAAAAAAATATCCTCATCGAGATCCGCGCCGGCGCCGGGGGAGACGAAGCGTCCGCCTTTGCCGGGGAGCTCTTCCGCGCCTACGGGATGTACGCCGACGCCAAGCGCTGGAAGGTCGAGATCCTCTCCCGCAGCGAAACCGGGCTGGGGGGCACCAAGGAAGTGATCGCCATGATCGAAGGACGCGGGGCGTACAGCCGTCTGAAATACGAAAGCGGCGTCCACCGGGTCCAGCGCGTGCCGGCGACGGAGGCGGGGGGACGGATCCACACCTCCACGGTGACCGTGGCGGTGATGCCCGAGGCGGAAGAGGTGGACGTCCAGATCCAGCCGGACGACCTCCGGATCGACGTGTTCCGCTCCTCCGGCCCCGGAGGCCAGAGCGTCAACACCACCGACTCGGCGGTGCGCATCACGCACGTTCCCACGGGGATCGTCGTCCAGTGCCAGGACGAGAAGTCCCAGTTGAAGAACAAGTCGAAGGCCATGAAGATCCTCCGTTCGCGCCTCTATGACGCCGAGATGGCGAAACGCCAGTCCGAGCGGGCCGACCTGCGACGCTCCCAGGTGGGGACCGGGGACCGCAGCGAACGGATCCGCACCTACAATTTTCCCCAGAATCGCGTGACGGACCACCGGGTCGGGCTGACGCTGCACCAGCTCTCCACCGTGCTCGACGGCGGGTTCGATCCCTTCATCGACGCCCTGACGTCCCAGGCCCAGGTCGAGGCGCTCCGCAAGACCGGCTGA
- a CDS encoding DUF1385 domain-containing protein, which yields MPTEPAELVLGGQAVIEGVMMKGPLAYAVAVRKANGEIRVRDFPLAESAARKRIAKIPLVRGVVTMAAMLAIGYRALQYSADEAMENTEGASDAAKATGEGAKSAGLAMAGAMAMALLLGVGLFFLIPLYATHLLAGLVPALRGSIAFNLADGAIRVLIFVLYIAGITRMKDIRRVFEYHGAEHKVINAYEAKADLTPEAVGEYPRLHPRCGTSFLLFVMVISILVFSLIPRESSLLAKALLRLPLIPAIAGISYEVLRLSAKKVRSPWFRALVAPGLWLQRLTTREPDLPQIEVAIVSFRRVSGPPGPEVSLVG from the coding sequence ATGCCCACGGAACCAGCGGAACTCGTCCTCGGCGGCCAGGCGGTCATCGAGGGCGTGATGATGAAGGGACCGCTGGCGTACGCGGTCGCGGTGCGGAAGGCCAACGGGGAAATCCGGGTGCGGGATTTCCCCCTCGCGGAATCGGCGGCGAGGAAGCGGATCGCGAAGATCCCCCTGGTGCGCGGGGTTGTGACGATGGCGGCCATGTTGGCGATCGGGTACCGCGCCCTGCAATACTCGGCGGACGAGGCGATGGAGAACACGGAAGGCGCATCCGATGCCGCGAAGGCCACGGGGGAAGGAGCGAAGTCCGCGGGGCTGGCCATGGCGGGGGCCATGGCGATGGCGCTTCTCCTGGGGGTCGGTCTCTTTTTCCTCATCCCGCTGTACGCGACCCATCTCCTGGCCGGCCTGGTCCCTGCCCTCCGGGGATCGATCGCCTTCAATCTCGCGGACGGGGCGATCCGTGTGCTGATCTTCGTCCTGTACATCGCCGGGATCACGCGGATGAAGGATATCCGGAGGGTCTTCGAGTACCACGGCGCGGAGCACAAGGTGATCAACGCCTACGAGGCGAAAGCGGACCTCACGCCCGAAGCGGTGGGGGAGTACCCGCGCCTGCACCCGCGGTGCGGCACCAGTTTCCTCCTGTTCGTGATGGTGATCAGCATCCTCGTCTTCTCCCTCATCCCGAGGGAGAGCTCCCTTCTGGCGAAGGCGCTCCTGCGGCTTCCGCTGATCCCCGCGATCGCGGGGATCTCCTACGAGGTGCTGCGGCTGTCGGCGAAAAAGGTCCGGTCCCCCTGGTTCCGGGCGCTCGTCGCGCCGGGACTGTGGCTGCAGCGACTGACGACCCGGGAACCGGACCTTCCCCAGATCGAGGTGGCGATCGTGTCGTTCCGGCGCGTGTCGGGACCACCGGGGCCGGAGGTCTCCCTTGTGGGATAA
- the thyX gene encoding FAD-dependent thymidylate synthase — protein MNVLLLTCTPDPERVVALAARLCYSPASIGELREDLSRRDARSLVRRVLSMGHASVLEHVTLTYGVEGISRATSHQLVRHRIASYSQQSQRYVAAKFGYVTPPTVAASPDLLAGYERHMTACSRLYAKLMKAGVPPEDARFALPNATETKILITMNARELHHFFALRTCRRAQWEIREMAKRMLSAARDRAPLLFETAGPGCVRGGCPEGKMSCGKPAEVRREIAALGKGVGA, from the coding sequence GTGAACGTCTTGCTGCTCACGTGCACCCCCGACCCGGAGCGCGTCGTCGCGCTCGCGGCGCGGCTGTGTTACTCCCCCGCGTCGATCGGTGAGCTCCGGGAGGATCTTTCCCGGCGGGACGCGAGGAGTCTCGTCCGCCGGGTCCTCTCGATGGGACACGCCTCCGTCCTCGAGCACGTGACCCTCACTTACGGTGTGGAGGGGATCTCCCGCGCCACCTCGCACCAGCTGGTCCGCCACCGCATCGCCTCGTATTCCCAGCAGAGCCAGCGGTACGTCGCCGCGAAGTTCGGGTACGTTACCCCCCCGACCGTCGCGGCCTCCCCCGACCTGCTGGCCGGGTATGAGCGCCACATGACGGCCTGCTCCCGGCTCTACGCGAAATTGATGAAGGCCGGCGTCCCGCCGGAGGACGCGCGCTTCGCGCTTCCCAACGCGACGGAAACGAAGATCCTGATCACGATGAACGCGCGTGAATTGCACCATTTCTTCGCGTTGCGCACATGCCGCCGGGCGCAGTGGGAGATCCGCGAGATGGCGAAGCGGATGCTTTCGGCGGCGAGGGATAGGGCGCCGCTGCTGTTCGAGACGGCAGGCCCCGGGTGCGTACGGGGCGGGTGCCCGGAAGGGAAGATGAGCTGCGGCAAGCCGGCGGAGGTGCGCCGGGAGATCGCGGCCCTCGGGAAGGGGGTCGGCGCCTGA
- the rpmE gene encoding 50S ribosomal protein L31: protein MKENTHPKYVTATVKCACGNTFETMSVTEEIKVAICSNCHPFFTGKQKLIDTAGRIEKFEKKYGKEAKA from the coding sequence ATGAAGGAAAACACGCATCCGAAGTACGTCACCGCGACCGTGAAATGCGCCTGCGGAAACACCTTCGAGACGATGTCGGTCACGGAGGAGATCAAGGTGGCCATCTGCTCCAACTGCCACCCGTTCTTCACGGGCAAGCAGAAACTGATCGACACCGCGGGACGGATCGAAAAGTTCGAGAAGAAGTACGGCAAGGAGGCGAAGGCGTAG
- the rho gene encoding transcription termination factor Rho gives MNLKELKGMRIGDLTEIAKKMNVDGAAGLKKQELIFAILQSQTDQEVIVSGEGVLEVLPDGYGFLRAPDSNYLPGPDDIYVSPSQIRRFGLRTGDTVSGQIRAPKGDERYFALLKVEKVNYEDPEISKDKILFDNLTPLYPQEKFTMEYAHDNYATRIIDLIAPIGKGQRALITSPPRAGKTVILQNIANGLTKNHPEAVLIVLLIDERPEEVTDMQRSVKGEVISSTFDEPAQRHVQVAEMVLEKAKRLVEHKKDVVILLDSITRLARAYNAVVPPSGKVLSGGVDANALQKPKRFFGAARNIEEGGSLTIIATALIETGSRMDEVIFEEFKGTGNNELVLDRKIAEKRIFPAIDINKSGTRKEELLLEKNLLQRVWILRKFLSPLSPAESMEFLLDKISKTKTNKEFIESMNS, from the coding sequence ATGAACCTGAAAGAGCTGAAAGGGATGCGGATCGGCGACCTGACCGAAATCGCCAAGAAGATGAACGTCGACGGCGCCGCCGGCCTGAAAAAGCAGGAACTCATCTTCGCCATCCTCCAGTCCCAGACCGACCAGGAAGTGATCGTCTCCGGAGAGGGGGTCCTCGAGGTCCTCCCCGACGGCTACGGATTCCTCCGCGCCCCCGACTCCAACTACCTTCCGGGTCCCGACGACATCTACGTCTCTCCCTCGCAGATCCGCCGCTTCGGCCTGCGCACGGGGGACACCGTCAGCGGGCAGATCCGGGCGCCCAAGGGGGACGAGAGGTACTTCGCCCTCCTGAAAGTCGAGAAGGTCAACTACGAAGATCCCGAAATCAGCAAGGACAAGATCCTCTTCGACAACCTGACGCCCCTCTACCCGCAGGAAAAGTTCACGATGGAATACGCGCACGACAACTACGCCACCCGGATCATCGACCTCATCGCCCCGATCGGCAAGGGGCAGCGCGCGCTGATCACCTCCCCGCCGAGGGCGGGGAAGACGGTCATCCTCCAGAACATCGCGAACGGCCTCACCAAGAACCACCCCGAGGCCGTCCTCATCGTGCTGCTCATCGACGAACGGCCCGAGGAGGTGACCGACATGCAGCGCAGCGTCAAGGGTGAAGTCATCTCCTCCACGTTCGACGAGCCGGCGCAACGCCACGTCCAGGTGGCGGAGATGGTCCTCGAGAAGGCGAAGCGCCTTGTGGAGCACAAGAAGGACGTGGTCATCCTGCTCGACAGCATCACGCGCCTGGCGCGGGCCTACAATGCCGTCGTCCCGCCGTCGGGAAAGGTCCTCTCCGGCGGCGTCGACGCCAACGCCCTCCAGAAGCCGAAGCGGTTCTTCGGTGCGGCACGGAACATCGAGGAGGGGGGATCCCTGACCATCATCGCGACGGCCCTCATCGAGACCGGCAGCCGGATGGACGAGGTGATCTTCGAGGAGTTCAAGGGAACCGGCAACAACGAACTCGTCCTCGACCGGAAGATCGCCGAGAAGCGGATCTTCCCGGCCATCGATATCAACAAGTCCGGCACGCGGAAGGAGGAGCTTCTCCTCGAGAAGAACCTCCTCCAGCGCGTCTGGATCCTCCGGAAGTTCCTCTCTCCCCTGTCGCCGGCGGAGAGCATGGAGTTCCTCCTGGACAAGATCTCCAAGACCAAGACGAACAAGGAGTTCATCGAGTCGATGAACTCCTGA
- a CDS encoding polyphenol oxidase family protein, with the protein MRPLPHFVQSPLLRSVPWVYHAFLGVDPVEGRGRRERLREVFSLSAETVGTLKQVHSASVLSFETGDGDVPGGWKREGDALWTESPGTGVGVHTADCVPILLAHREIPAAAAIHAGWRGLAAGIVEETVRVLAVRFGESVVGGIVAAAGPCARGCCYEIGEETAEALRGLPGETEHLKKGKTPGKWVADLQGLALETLRGAGVPAGQMEAAGPCTVCSPRFHSFRREKSATARQLSFLYIRD; encoded by the coding sequence ATGAGGCCCCTTCCACACTTCGTGCAGTCTCCCCTGCTGCGCTCCGTGCCATGGGTCTACCACGCCTTCCTCGGCGTGGATCCGGTGGAGGGGCGAGGGCGTCGCGAACGGCTGCGGGAGGTCTTTTCCCTATCCGCGGAAACAGTCGGTACGCTGAAGCAGGTTCACTCGGCATCCGTCCTTTCCTTCGAAACCGGAGACGGGGATGTCCCCGGCGGGTGGAAGAGGGAGGGAGACGCCCTCTGGACGGAGAGTCCCGGGACGGGGGTGGGGGTCCACACGGCGGATTGCGTCCCGATCCTCCTCGCCCACCGGGAGATCCCTGCCGCCGCGGCCATCCACGCGGGGTGGCGGGGGCTCGCCGCAGGGATCGTCGAGGAAACCGTGCGCGTCCTTGCGGTGCGATTCGGGGAATCCGTCGTGGGGGGGATCGTCGCTGCCGCGGGCCCCTGCGCGCGGGGATGCTGCTACGAGATCGGGGAGGAAACGGCGGAGGCGCTTCGTGGTCTGCCGGGGGAGACGGAGCACTTAAAGAAGGGGAAGACGCCGGGGAAGTGGGTCGCCGACCTGCAGGGGCTCGCCTTGGAGACGCTCCGGGGCGCCGGGGTCCCCGCCGGCCAAATGGAGGCGGCGGGGCCCTGCACGGTCTGCTCCCCCCGCTTCCACTCCTTCCGACGCGAAAAATCGGCGACTGCCCGGCAGTTGAGTTTTCTCTATATCAGGGATTGA
- a CDS encoding RluA family pseudouridine synthase, with amino-acid sequence MPGGPRGTHRLTVPADRAGERLDRYLPEAIPGISRARGQRLIEEGNVHLAGEIVRPSTRLKGGEMMTVVVPPPIPLDMTPEDLPLRVMYEDAHLLVVEKPAGMVVHPAPGHPRGTLVNALLGRSDTLSGIGGVSRPGIVHRLDRDTSGILVVAKTDAAHGTLSARFASHAMERKYHGIVFGCPPADTGTVSTRIGRHPVHRKKMAVLPAGGREAVTRYRRIETFGPFSLLEFRLETGRTHQVRVHCAHLGCPIVGDDVYGRSRKIPLGKGTPARTVTVSRFLLHAFHLAFPHPVTGEPLSFTIPDPPEFRAFRAAVEAAR; translated from the coding sequence GTGCCGGGAGGACCGCGCGGGACGCACCGGCTGACCGTTCCGGCCGACCGGGCGGGGGAACGCCTCGATCGGTACCTTCCGGAGGCGATCCCGGGAATCTCCCGGGCGCGCGGGCAGCGGCTGATCGAGGAGGGGAACGTCCACCTGGCGGGAGAGATCGTTCGACCGTCGACCCGCCTGAAGGGCGGGGAAATGATGACCGTCGTCGTCCCTCCCCCCATCCCCCTCGACATGACGCCCGAGGATCTTCCCCTCCGGGTGATGTATGAAGACGCCCACCTTCTGGTCGTCGAAAAACCCGCCGGCATGGTGGTTCACCCCGCGCCGGGGCACCCCCGCGGAACTCTCGTGAACGCGCTCCTTGGGCGCTCCGACACCCTTTCCGGGATCGGGGGCGTTTCCCGTCCGGGGATCGTCCACCGGCTCGATCGCGACACCTCCGGAATTCTCGTGGTCGCGAAGACCGACGCCGCCCACGGGACGCTGTCTGCCCGGTTTGCCTCCCACGCGATGGAGCGGAAGTACCATGGGATCGTCTTCGGATGTCCGCCTGCGGACACAGGGACCGTGTCGACGCGGATCGGGAGGCACCCCGTCCACCGGAAAAAGATGGCGGTGCTGCCGGCGGGGGGGCGGGAGGCCGTCACCCGCTACCGGCGGATCGAAACGTTCGGTCCATTCTCCCTTCTGGAGTTCCGGCTGGAGACGGGACGCACCCACCAGGTGCGGGTTCACTGCGCCCACCTCGGGTGTCCGATTGTCGGAGACGACGTGTACGGAAGATCGAGGAAGATCCCCCTCGGGAAGGGGACACCCGCCCGGACGGTGACGGTCTCCCGCTTTCTCCTGCACGCATTCCATCTGGCGTTCCCGCATCCGGTTACCGGGGAGCCTCTCTCTTTCACCATTCCCGACCCGCCGGAGTTTCGCGCCTTCCGCGCCGCAGTGGAAGCGGCCCGATGA